The Deinococcus koreensis genome window below encodes:
- a CDS encoding metalloenzyme domain protein, whose product MSGLVWLALDGVGHPRGAPPGSVWEQPLPTLRPLIDAGLALDATLGVPGLPQSGTGQTCWLTGLDAVAAMGEHFGPQPGPTLQRLLSAHSLPRRLAQAGGRVALVNEYAPQYFAAQLPAASPGAAPTRNRLGCFPFAFRGAGLPLNPPGLPLVRASLGLGFRPPWTPVQPVAEVARVGAALAGSARDHDLLVADLWFSDLLGHEGRDPTPPGVQAAGLNWLARLDALLEGLLEAGARVVISSDHGNFENLGVKAHTLARVPFAGVGVNLGQPRDIVEGGRVLAGWFGLGPVADSEF is encoded by the coding sequence ATGAGCGGCCTCGTGTGGCTGGCGCTGGACGGCGTGGGGCACCCGCGAGGCGCGCCGCCGGGCTCCGTGTGGGAACAGCCCCTGCCCACGCTGCGCCCGCTCATCGACGCGGGCCTCGCGCTGGACGCGACCCTGGGGGTACCGGGGCTGCCGCAGTCCGGCACCGGCCAGACCTGCTGGCTGACCGGGCTGGACGCCGTGGCGGCCATGGGCGAGCATTTCGGGCCGCAGCCGGGGCCGACCCTGCAGCGGCTGCTGAGTGCCCACAGTCTGCCCAGGCGTCTGGCCCAGGCGGGAGGGCGCGTGGCGCTGGTCAACGAGTACGCGCCGCAGTACTTCGCGGCCCAGCTCCCTGCGGCCTCTCCGGGTGCCGCGCCCACCCGCAACCGCCTGGGCTGCTTTCCCTTCGCCTTCCGGGGGGCGGGGCTGCCGCTCAATCCGCCGGGACTGCCGCTCGTCCGGGCGTCGCTGGGGCTGGGCTTCCGCCCTCCCTGGACGCCCGTGCAGCCGGTGGCCGAGGTGGCGCGGGTGGGCGCGGCGCTGGCCGGGAGTGCCCGTGACCACGACCTGCTGGTGGCCGATCTGTGGTTCAGCGATCTGCTGGGCCACGAGGGCCGCGACCCCACCCCGCCAGGGGTGCAGGCAGCCGGCCTGAACTGGCTGGCCCGCCTGGACGCCCTGCTGGAAGGACTGCTGGAGGCCGGCGCGCGGGTGGTGATCAGCTCCGACCACGGCAATTTCGAGAATCTGGGCGTGAAGGCGCACACCCTGGCGCGGGTGCCCTTCGCCGGGGTGGGCGTGAACCTGGGCCAGCCCCGGGACATCGTGGAGGGGGGCCGGGTGCTGGCGGGGTGGTTCGGCCTGGGCCCCGTGGCCGACAGCGAATTTTAA
- a CDS encoding phosphoribosylanthranilate isomerase, producing MSAEAGADAVGFIFAPVSRRLVSPQVAREAGLSVGVTVARVGVFLNQGLDEVLRTAEAARVSAVQLHGELSSLYVEQVAAYYPVLRVLSPAELAGADVWRAHPGVTLMLDAPQPGGGVPLDWDALRAVFPVGAWLAGGLGPQNVAAAITALRPAAVDGVSRLESSPGVKDAEAVREFVRQARAG from the coding sequence ATGAGCGCCGAGGCCGGGGCCGACGCCGTGGGCTTCATCTTCGCGCCGGTCAGCCGGCGGCTGGTGTCGCCGCAGGTGGCGCGCGAGGCGGGCCTCAGTGTGGGCGTCACGGTGGCCCGGGTGGGCGTGTTCCTGAACCAGGGGCTCGACGAGGTGCTGCGGACGGCCGAGGCGGCGCGCGTGAGTGCCGTGCAGCTCCACGGCGAGTTGTCAAGTCTTTACGTGGAGCAGGTCGCCGCGTATTATCCCGTTCTGCGCGTGCTGAGCCCGGCCGAGCTGGCCGGAGCAGACGTGTGGAGGGCGCATCCCGGCGTCACCCTGATGCTGGACGCGCCGCAGCCGGGCGGGGGCGTGCCCCTCGACTGGGACGCGCTGAGGGCGGTGTTTCCAGTGGGCGCCTGGCTGGCCGGTGGGCTGGGGCCGCAGAACGTGGCGGCCGCCATCACCGCCCTGCGTCCCGCCGCAGTGGACGGGGTGAGCCGGCTGGAGTCCAGTCCCGGAGTGAAGGACGCCGAAGCGGTGCGCGAATTCGTGCGGCAAGCCCGGGCAGGGTGA
- a CDS encoding aminoglycoside phosphotransferase family protein, whose amino-acid sequence MSATAPSAPPAPVPAPAPGPPPASVSRETTLHLLFVRRGRAALHTLSTDQTTYDGANVLEAAQTAGLRGRLLRRLHFTSSGEVDGVRRAEVVWQLDAAAGAQLDWQPLAALGERERGWAEAACTPPANVPWMHAGWHGGARAWLDAELAAQGLRRAGEPTVLKHGQISALWRVPTDAGPLYFKAVPDFFAREVEFTPLLARELPGAAPPVLAADRERGFLLLGDCGEVSDTPDLNALMTHLARVQRSSRPHLSGWGLRDRGPEYVLGWLDALFSDEVLMLGQEGGLSAEEAGALRTARPELEAALHRLAASPLPRTLGHGDLHGGNVTVQDGAFTLLDWSDVCLTHPFLDANPAYFFPHEVFDGDWSLHHDVLDAARDAYLHAWTDSAPLDSLRALFADALRAGELFRALGYVDGIQDAVEDKTEWQGAHLDHLRRLLTLPAP is encoded by the coding sequence ATGTCCGCCACCGCGCCTTCCGCACCCCCGGCCCCTGTCCCAGCGCCGGCCCCTGGCCCGCCGCCAGCGAGCGTTAGCCGCGAGACCACGCTGCACCTGCTGTTCGTGCGGCGCGGGCGGGCGGCGCTGCACACCTTGAGCACCGACCAGACCACCTATGACGGCGCGAACGTGCTGGAGGCGGCACAGACGGCCGGGCTGCGGGGGCGGCTCCTGCGCCGGCTCCACTTCACATCCTCAGGCGAGGTGGACGGGGTGCGCCGGGCCGAGGTGGTGTGGCAGCTGGACGCGGCCGCCGGGGCCCAGCTCGACTGGCAGCCGCTGGCCGCGCTGGGCGAGCGGGAGCGGGGCTGGGCCGAGGCCGCCTGCACGCCGCCGGCCAACGTGCCGTGGATGCACGCGGGCTGGCACGGCGGCGCGCGGGCTTGGCTGGACGCCGAACTGGCCGCGCAGGGCCTGAGGCGCGCGGGCGAACCCACCGTGCTCAAGCACGGGCAGATCAGTGCGCTGTGGCGCGTGCCCACAGACGCAGGGCCGCTGTACTTCAAGGCCGTGCCGGACTTCTTCGCACGGGAAGTGGAGTTCACGCCACTGCTGGCCCGCGAGCTGCCCGGCGCCGCGCCGCCCGTGCTGGCCGCCGACCGGGAGCGGGGCTTCCTGCTGCTGGGCGATTGCGGCGAGGTCAGCGATACCCCCGATCTGAACGCCCTGATGACCCACCTGGCGCGCGTGCAGCGATCCAGCCGGCCCCACCTGAGCGGCTGGGGGCTGCGGGATCGGGGGCCGGAGTACGTGCTGGGCTGGCTGGACGCGCTGTTCTCAGATGAGGTACTGATGCTGGGCCAGGAGGGAGGACTGAGTGCCGAGGAGGCCGGAGCACTCCGCACCGCGCGCCCGGAGCTGGAGGCCGCCCTTCATCGGCTGGCGGCCAGCCCGCTGCCGCGCACGCTGGGGCACGGCGACCTGCACGGCGGCAACGTGACCGTTCAGGACGGCGCCTTCACCCTGCTCGACTGGTCGGACGTGTGCCTGACCCACCCGTTTCTGGACGCGAATCCCGCGTACTTCTTCCCGCACGAGGTCTTCGACGGGGACTGGAGCCTGCACCACGACGTGCTGGACGCCGCCCGCGACGCCTACCTGCACGCCTGGACGGACTCTGCCCCGCTGGACAGCCTGCGCGCCCTGTTCGCCGACGCGCTGCGGGCCGGCGAGCTGTTCCGGGCGCTGGGCTACGTGGACGGCATCCAGGACGCCGTGGAGGACAAGACCGAGTGGCAGGGCGCCCACCTCGATCACCTGAGGCGACTGCTGACGCTGCCGGCCCCCTGA